In Shinella sp. XGS7, a single genomic region encodes these proteins:
- a CDS encoding glycosyltransferase family 2 protein: MDEFVPSPPHPAPAEPPPAQARPWLSILIPVYNVEEWLRPCVASVLQQIPALAPPQRVEILLLDDASTDGSARVMESLAAEHAGQLRLLRHARNAGLSAARNSLLQACTGRYVWFLDSDDLLMTGALRGLALALDQQACDLVLCDFTVVREHTQLKHRLRGEHHRHTFRGPARQRLSDTSLLLEGLFAEGKLHTWSKIARRELWAEDLRFPVGRYYEDLYTSPELALRARSYVYIPECWVGYRQRAGSILATLNENKLKDMMDSLVGLPQRLHSMQPPLSDGARFAIAHYIARSYVSAARFIARRANTAALHTCHTQLLASLPMSPAQLIRQYLRRGWFWRALRLHFWLRRGEGAAA; this comes from the coding sequence ATGGACGAGTTTGTGCCCAGCCCCCCTCATCCTGCTCCGGCCGAGCCGCCGCCAGCGCAGGCCCGTCCCTGGCTGAGCATCCTGATCCCGGTCTACAACGTGGAGGAATGGCTGCGTCCCTGTGTGGCGTCGGTCTTGCAGCAGATACCGGCGCTGGCCCCACCACAACGCGTTGAGATTCTGTTGCTGGACGATGCCTCTACAGACGGCTCGGCCCGCGTGATGGAATCCTTGGCAGCCGAGCATGCCGGCCAGCTTCGCCTGCTGCGTCATGCTCGCAACGCGGGCCTCTCGGCCGCGCGCAACAGCCTGCTGCAAGCCTGCACCGGGCGCTATGTCTGGTTTCTGGACTCGGATGATCTGCTGATGACTGGCGCCTTGCGCGGACTGGCTCTGGCCCTGGACCAGCAGGCCTGCGATCTGGTTCTGTGCGACTTCACAGTCGTGCGTGAGCACACGCAACTCAAGCACCGCTTGCGCGGCGAGCATCATCGGCACACCTTCCGCGGCCCCGCGCGCCAGCGCCTGAGCGACACCTCCTTGCTGCTCGAAGGCCTGTTTGCCGAGGGCAAACTGCACACGTGGAGCAAGATCGCCAGGCGTGAGCTCTGGGCTGAAGATCTACGCTTTCCTGTGGGTCGCTACTACGAGGATCTCTACACCTCCCCGGAGCTCGCCCTGCGGGCGAGAAGCTACGTCTACATCCCAGAATGCTGGGTGGGCTACCGACAGCGCGCCGGCAGCATTCTGGCGACACTGAACGAGAACAAACTCAAAGACATGATGGACTCCCTGGTCGGCCTGCCGCAGCGCCTGCACTCCATGCAGCCGCCGCTCAGCGACGGCGCGCGCTTCGCCATCGCGCACTACATTGCCCGAAGCTATGTGAGCGCTGCGCGCTTCATCGCCCGCCGGGCCAATACGGCCGCTCTCCACACATGCCACACCCAACTGCTCGCCAGTCTGCCTATGTCACCCGCGCAGTTGATACGCCAGTATCTGCGGCGAGGCTGGTTCTGGCGCGCACTGCGCCTGCATTTTTGGCTGCGTCGCGGTGAAGGGGCTGCAGCATGA
- a CDS encoding glycosyltransferase family 2 protein, producing the protein MNTSTPWLSVLIPVYNVKAYLRECVSSVTAQMDAGVELILLDDCSTDGSDALLTELQGEAPGLRLLRHERNRGLSAARNSLLDQARGDYVWFLDSDDYLMPGAIEGLRRLVQAHQPELVICDFRLQRERMGLKHRLRGELHRRTLHAPPGQLRDSTSELLEGLFTAGHLYTWSKIAKRSLWGADLRFPEGRYFEDMSTTPLLALRTRNWWYEDQVWVAYRMRSGSILRSEPSVEKETHMLEALQQPRQALAAHPDIAPRALFAWSHFVARGFIGASRHLQHDAALSAQYLPRFLEAMRRSMPLSIAQLQREYVRCGWLWRGLRFSHWLKKAVDAAAAAKGATP; encoded by the coding sequence ATGAACACGAGCACACCCTGGCTGTCCGTCCTCATCCCGGTCTACAACGTCAAGGCCTATCTGCGCGAGTGCGTGAGCTCCGTGACAGCGCAGATGGATGCAGGCGTCGAGCTCATCCTGCTTGACGACTGTTCTACAGATGGCTCCGATGCCTTGCTCACCGAGTTGCAAGGCGAGGCGCCCGGACTGCGCCTGCTGCGCCATGAGCGAAATCGTGGCTTGTCGGCCGCCCGGAACAGTCTTCTAGATCAGGCGAGGGGCGACTACGTCTGGTTCCTCGACTCCGACGACTACCTGATGCCCGGGGCCATCGAGGGACTGCGCCGGCTCGTGCAGGCGCACCAGCCCGAGCTGGTGATCTGTGACTTCCGCCTACAGCGCGAGCGCATGGGCCTCAAGCACCGCCTGCGCGGAGAACTGCATCGGCGAACGCTGCATGCGCCGCCCGGCCAACTGCGCGACAGCACCTCGGAACTGCTGGAAGGGCTGTTCACGGCTGGCCATCTCTACACCTGGTCCAAGATCGCCAAGCGAAGTCTCTGGGGCGCGGATCTGCGTTTTCCCGAAGGACGCTATTTCGAGGACATGAGCACGACCCCCCTCTTGGCCTTGCGCACGCGCAACTGGTGGTACGAAGACCAAGTCTGGGTCGCGTACCGCATGCGCAGCGGCAGCATTTTGCGCAGCGAACCCAGCGTGGAGAAGGAAACCCATATGCTGGAGGCCCTCCAGCAACCGCGCCAGGCACTGGCGGCGCACCCCGACATCGCCCCCCGCGCCCTGTTTGCCTGGTCCCATTTCGTCGCCCGGGGCTTCATCGGGGCATCGCGCCATCTCCAGCACGATGCTGCACTGTCCGCTCAATACCTACCCCGCTTTCTCGAGGCCATGCGACGCTCCATGCCCCTAAGCATCGCCCAGTTGCAGCGCGAGTATGTGCGTTGTGGCTGGCTGTGGCGCGGCCTGCGCTTCAGTCATTGGCTGAAGAAGGCCGTCGACGCGGCCGCAGCCGCGAAGGGAGCCACGCCTTGA
- a CDS encoding glycosyltransferase: protein MRPAPPRVLHFVTGGFSGATQVALDLVRAGVASGRSQPLLVLRHKRQTDPARIEALRAEGLPIEVLPGGSRLLTLFALWRLCRRWRPEVLVAHGFPEHLLGRWAGLYAGVPHLVHVEHNSRERYGLWRRAQALFLARRTDRIVGCSEGVRQSLLRLGMPAERCIAISNGIRLQPFAEAESHPYALRQPGLVMAARFAKQKDHLTLIRALALLAQRGLRPPLLLAGGGSRYHEAAAKRLVKRLGLGEQVQFLGFHPGVPALLMQHQIAVLSSHYEGMPLSLVEGMAAGCAVLGTAVPGIQELIQDGVNGRLVPPRDPVAMADTLEVLLRNPSEAERLSLNGRQDVKRHYAVDHMLGDYEDLWERLLNSKPPEK from the coding sequence ATGCGCCCTGCCCCACCCCGGGTGCTGCACTTCGTCACCGGCGGTTTCTCCGGCGCCACCCAGGTGGCCCTGGACTTGGTGCGGGCTGGCGTGGCCAGCGGCCGCAGCCAGCCCCTGCTGGTGCTACGCCACAAGCGCCAGACCGACCCGGCACGCATCGAGGCCTTGCGCGCCGAGGGCCTGCCCATCGAGGTCTTGCCCGGCGGCAGCCGCCTGCTCACCCTGTTCGCGCTCTGGCGTCTGTGCCGGCGCTGGCGGCCCGAGGTGCTGGTGGCCCACGGCTTCCCCGAGCATCTGCTGGGCCGCTGGGCCGGGCTGTATGCCGGCGTGCCGCATCTCGTGCATGTGGAACACAACTCGCGTGAGCGCTACGGTCTGTGGCGCCGCGCCCAGGCCCTGTTCCTGGCGCGCCGCACTGACCGCATCGTGGGCTGCTCCGAGGGCGTGCGCCAGAGCCTGCTGCGCCTGGGCATGCCGGCCGAGCGCTGCATCGCCATCTCCAACGGCATCCGCCTGCAGCCCTTTGCCGAAGCCGAGTCTCACCCCTATGCCCTGCGCCAGCCCGGCCTGGTGATGGCGGCACGCTTCGCCAAGCAAAAGGATCACCTGACCCTGATACGCGCCCTGGCCCTGCTGGCCCAGCGCGGCCTGCGTCCGCCCCTGCTGCTGGCAGGCGGCGGCAGCCGCTACCACGAGGCCGCGGCCAAACGCCTGGTCAAGCGCCTGGGCCTGGGCGAGCAAGTGCAGTTCCTGGGCTTTCACCCCGGCGTGCCGGCCCTGCTGATGCAGCACCAGATCGCTGTGCTCTCCAGCCATTACGAGGGCATGCCCCTGTCCCTGGTGGAGGGCATGGCCGCCGGATGCGCGGTGCTGGGCACGGCCGTACCCGGCATCCAGGAGCTGATACAGGACGGCGTCAATGGCCGCCTGGTGCCGCCCCGCGATCCTGTCGCCATGGCCGACACCCTCGAAGTCCTTCTAAGAAACCCTTCCGAGGCAGAACGCCTGAGCCTGAATGGTCGACAGGACGTCAAGCGACACTACGCTGTCGACCACATGCTCGGCGACTATGAAGACCTGTGGGAACGCCTGCTGAACTCGAAACCTCCAGAAAAATGA